One Sander vitreus isolate 19-12246 chromosome 23, sanVit1, whole genome shotgun sequence DNA window includes the following coding sequences:
- the atxn7l1 gene encoding ataxin-7-like protein 1 isoform X1, with protein MHSKNQKRHGSPATSRSPLVPMKPKAPAVAPAVAPSPGDTRAFRVPRDYPHSCFSKAPLAVYPPKGARNKTCVSLPVVSLEKMPCLSRADSTSHVHLTSSSSSPASSLKPPSLTPPASQRSSDKLMNGRGTSGASTPRSTASPSSLDGRPSPARSPLDRRLSSTPSPSLLDRKPSPSPSHRSGTLPASSSPLGKKQHNGPKASCGSQKRLSGRVFDPNKHCGVQDPETKRPCTRSLTCKTHSLTHRRTVSGRSKHFNILLAEHKGRAKLNEGAKEKDRDRSQGGKEGSSQSIMSQETTCPSKPHCPNGRPLSMLKLRLANAHIPRVPGSTTSSPLPPAPASAPALNPEQSPHSWVAVAGDGGRLSSDEGDAETLEDTDRPAFHYSNRHPQPLGFCVFSSRLMGRGHYVFDRRWDRMRLALQNMVEKHLNAQMWRKVPLAAESLLSLSSSGTSPATSQQTPLPTSVTSPPLSSPSNSLSYTATFPQSASIAGVFSIRDAPQPVAPVSALGKARNGTHKASRPSKDMVDSVVGSKRRKNSSYSSSFSPSSLFPTVDNHKRNGSSYHPRLQGSGGAAATPARKKGLGHRGSRLWSGGEDWLLRADGSQSHNSQNSRELGTTSIRYSPNREPASTPHQPLASPSGPLAYKEGAEGRKRRSPSSYTGKASKLSRPGGLESLFGNGSDSVGILASGPESPRQAKLHH; from the exons ATGCATAGTAAAAACC AGAAGCGTCACGGCTCCCCCGCCACCTCCAGAAGCCCCCTGGTCCCCATGAAGCCCAAAGCTCCTGCAGTGGCCCCCGCCGTGGCTCCCAGTCCTGGGGACACGCGGGCCTTCAGGGTCCCTAGAGATTACCCTCACTCCTGCTTCAGCAAGGCGCCTCTTGCTGTCTATCCACCAAAGGGGGCACGGAACAAGACATG TGTATCCCTTCCAGTCGTAAGCCTAGAGAAGATGCCCTGTCTCAGCCGTGCCGACTCTACATCACATGTGcacctcacctcctcctcttcctcccccgcCTCCTCCCTCAAACCTCCGTCGCTCACTCCCCCGGCCTCCCAACGATCCAGCGACAAACTCATGAACGGTCGTGGCACCAGCGGGGCATCCACACCACGCTCCACCGCTTCTCCATCTTCTCTGGACGGGCGGCCCAGCCCGGCACGCTCTCCACTTGACAGACGGCTGTCGTCTACCCCTTCTCCTTCCCTGCTGGACCGGAAACCCTCCCCTTCACCTTCCCACCGATCTGGCACTCTGCCGGCCTCGTCGTCGCCATTGGGGAAGAAGCAGCATAACGGGCCTAAGGCTTCCTGCGGGTCGCAAAAAAGACTCTCAG GGAGAGTGTTTGATCCTAACAAGCACTGTGGAGTCCAGGACCCAGAGACTAAGCGGCCCTGCACACGGTCCCTCACCTGCAag ACTCACTCCTTAACCCACCGCCGAACCGTCTCTGGCCGAAGCAAACATTTCAACATCCTCCTGGCCGAACACAAGGGGCGCGCAAAATTAAATGAAGGAGCGAAGGAGAAAGACAGGGACAGATCgcagggagggaaggaaggcaGCAGCCAGAGTATCATGTCACAGGAGACCACATGTCCCAGCAAGCCTCACTGCCCAAATGGACGACCTCTGTCCATGCTGAAGCTACGGCTGGCAAATGCACACATACCCAG GGTTCCAGGCTCCACCACCTCCAGTCCTCTGCCCCCAGCACCAGCCTCCGCCCCGGCCCTTAACCCAGAGCAGTCTCCCCACAGTTGGGTGGCAGTAGCAGGAGACGGCGGTCGACTTTCCAGTGATGAGGGAGACGCAGAGACTCTAGAGGACACTGACAGACCTGCCTTTCACTACTCAAATCGCCACCCACAGCCTTTAGGG TTTTGCGTATTCAGCAGCAGGCTCATGGGACGAGGCCACTATGTGTTTGACAGACGATGGGATAGGATGAGGCTGGCGCTCCAGAACATGGTGGAGAAACACCTGAATGCACAGATGTGGAG gaaggtGCCTCTGGCTGCTGAGagcctcctctccctctcctcctctggtACCTCCCCTGCCACTTCCCAACAGACTCCCCTTCCCACCTCCGTCacttctcctcccctctcctccccctccaacTCTCTTTCCTACACCGCCACATTTCCTCAGTCTGCATCTATTGCCGGGGTGTTCAGCATTCGAGACGCTCCGCAGCCCGTCGCCCCAGTTTCTGCACTGGGTAAAGCCCGTAACGGCACGCATAAAGCCAGCCGCCCATCCAAAGACATGGTGGACTCTGTAGTGGGGTCCAAGAGGAGAAAAAACTCTTcctactcctcctccttttcGCCATCTTCCTTGTTTCCGACTGTGGATAATCACAAGAGGAACGGCAGCAGCTATCATCCAAGGTTACAAGGTTCAGGGGGGGCAGCAGCAACCCCAGCCAGGAAAAAGGGACTTGGGCACAGGGGAAGTAGGCTTTGGAGCGGCGGAGAGGACTGGCTGTTGAGAGCCGATGGGTCTCAAAGCCACAACTCACAGAACAG TCGCGAACTTGGCACGACCAGTATACGCTACTCACCCAACAGGGAGCCGGCCTCTACCCCCCATCAGCCCCTGGCTTCCCCCTCCGGACCTTTGGCTTATAAAGAAGGAgcagaggggaggaagaggaggagtccCAGCTCGTACACAGGGAAGGCCAGCAAGCTGAGCAGACCGGGCGGGTTGGAGAGCCTCTTTGGGAATGGGAGCGACAGCGTGGGAATACTGGCTTCGGGGCCGGAGTCCCCAAGACAG GCCAAGTTGCATCACTGA